AAAAGCGTTAGATAATTATCAAGGAGAAATAACTTTCTCTATGACTGCAAAAATTGAATTCTTGGATGCAGACGAATTAGGGATTAAAAGTCTTGAAGGGATTCAGCATCTAAAAAATCTAAAGACCTTATATTTAGATGGAAATCAAATAAAAGACGTATCTTTACTTAGCAATTTGAAGGGATTGCTTTATGTTTACTTAGAAGGGAATCCTATTCAGGATTATTCTCCCCTTCAAAATGTTTATCCCTATCTTAAAGGAAAAGATTTTGAAATTAATATGCCGCAGAAGAAGATTGTGGGGTTTAAGGCGGATAAAATCATAGAGGAGATAATAAAGCCCGAATATAATGAGTTTGAAAGGGTCTTGGCAATTCATGATTATATTATTCTTAATTCTGTTTGTGACTGGGATAGTTATAGGACGAACACTATCCCTCCAGAATCTTATACTTCTTATGGGGTTTTGGTTTTGGGGGTTGGGGTTTGTTCAGGGTATGCAGAAGCCGCAAAGCTTCTTCTTGACGTGGCGGGGGTGGAAAATATTATTATTTGCGGAGAGGCTGACAGTCCCTTGGGAGCAAGAGACGGACATGCTTGGAATATGGTTAAAATTGATGAGGAATGGTTCCATCTTGATGCAACTTGGGATGATGTCCCATCTGTTCCAAATGAACGCGCACAAATAAGTTATAAGGCATTTTTATTGGATGATTTTGATATTTCTCTTTTGGGCAATCGCGATTGGAAGAGAGAAGGGTATCCAAAATCTGAGAGCAAAAAATTTTTATATATGAGAGGAATCCAAGATAAGTATGAAGTCTCTTCAAATGCTTATTATTCCTATGGAAATTGGACAGAGTTTTATAAAACAAACAAAGAAGGATATGATCAAAAATACATTGACGGAGGGAAAGTTCCTTCTGACAAAATCTGGGAGATAGCATTTAGCTCTGAGTTTAATAAAAATAAACTTTTGCAAAGAGTAATGGTAATAAATGTTGGAAGAGCTGTGTATGATTATTATGCTAAAGGGTTGGTTCCCGTAAAGTTATCATTAGAGAAAGAGAATACGCTCCTGACTGTTTATCCGCCAGAGAATGGTTATTCTCCGGGGTTATATTGGCTTTTTGTTAGCCGGTATGGATTTGTTGACACAAAATCTAATAAACCGATAAAGATGCTTTTTGAAGTGGAATAAACCCCACTTAGATCAACGGCTTTTATTGGTGTTTCATGGTACAATAATCAGCAAATAAGAGATTGTTTATGTCTTTGTTGCTGGTCTTTGCCAAAGTGAATGGATGAATTGTTTTAAAAACTTCAATTATGAAAACATATACTGAGTACTTATGGATTAATACCAAAAATAAAAGAGAAATCATAAATATAACTGATGAAGTTTTTGAAATAATCAAAAAATCAGGGATTGAAGAGGGGCTGGCTTTGGTTTCCGCTATGCATATTACCGCCTCAATTTTTGTAAATGATGAGGAATCTGGGATCAAACAGGACTTTTTGGAATGGGCTGAAAAGCTTGCACCCTTTAACATCAATTATCATCATCATCAAACAGGAGAAACAAACGGCGATGCACATTTAAAGTCGATATTATTTCATCATGAAGTGATCATTCCTGTAACAAATGGCAATCTTGACTTTGGCCCGTGGCAGCAGGTGTTTTACGGAGAATTTGATGGACAGAGAAAGAAGCGAATTGTTGTCAAGGTGATGGGGGAATAAAGGATTTGAACCATGCGGCAAAAACTGAATCTTATTACTCTTGGCGTTAAAGACTTCAAAAAATCAGTAAAGTTTTATGAAAAAGGTTTGGGCTGGAAAAAATCTTCCGCAAGTATGGACAATTTGGCATTGTTTCCGTTGGGAGGTATTGTTTTAGGTTTGTACCCAAGAGAACTTTTAGCAGAAGATGCAACTGTCAAGGATGTGGCTACCGGATTTTCAGGAATTACACTTTCATATAATGCAAAATCGGAGCAAGAAGTAAATGAAGTAATTAAAGAGGTTGAAAAACTTGGAGCAAAGGTAATAAAGCAACCACAAAAAGTTTTCTGGGGCGGATACTCTGGATATTTTTCAGACTTTGATGGACATTTAATAGAAGTAGCCTTTAATCCATTTTGGAAATTTGATGATAACGACAACTTAGCTTTACCATGAAGAGTCAAAAAAATATCAATCAATTAACAGATATTCCAGGTGTTGGAAAATCAATAGCAAACGACCTTCAAAATATTGGGATTAAGAGCCTTAACGATTTAATCGGCAAAGATCCGGAACAGCTTTATAATAGCTCTAATAAATATGCTGGGAAAGTCCAAGATAGATGTTTACTTTATGTGTTTCGCACAGCTGTTTATTATGTAAATACGGATAAAAAGAAACATAAGCCAGAAAAGTTAAAATGGTGGAATTGGAAAGATTCACCCCGATTAGGAAATCGGGGTTCATGCCTGGGGAAATTTCCAACACTCTGCTAGAATTCTGTTCGTCTATGAATAATCGGGGTTAATACTGTACTTTTATATTTAAATTGCAATTGGTTGAATCCAATACAAACTTGGCATCATTAAAACTTGGGGGGCCAAAAAGCCCTTTTGCATCATTTGATGCGCCAAAACCTTCTTGTGGAATACCAAAGAACTTTGTGTCCATTTTATTGTTTAAGTTCTCATCATGAAGAATTCCAATTGCATA
This candidate division WOR-1 bacterium RIFOXYB2_FULL_36_35 DNA region includes the following protein-coding sequences:
- a CDS encoding glyoxalase, with the translated sequence MRQKLNLITLGVKDFKKSVKFYEKGLGWKKSSASMDNLALFPLGGIVLGLYPRELLAEDATVKDVATGFSGITLSYNAKSEQEVNEVIKEVEKLGAKVIKQPQKVFWGGYSGYFSDFDGHLIEVAFNPFWKFDDNDNLALP
- a CDS encoding secondary thiamine-phosphate synthase enzyme; amino-acid sequence: MKTYTEYLWINTKNKREIINITDEVFEIIKKSGIEEGLALVSAMHITASIFVNDEESGIKQDFLEWAEKLAPFNINYHHHQTGETNGDAHLKSILFHHEVIIPVTNGNLDFGPWQQVFYGEFDGQRKKRIVVKVMGE
- a CDS encoding pathogenicity locus, translating into MKSQKNINQLTDIPGVGKSIANDLQNIGIKSLNDLIGKDPEQLYNSSNKYAGKVQDRCLLYVFRTAVYYVNTDKKKHKPEKLKWWNWKDSPRLGNRGSCLGKFPTLC